A single genomic interval of Halalkalibaculum roseum harbors:
- the leuS gene encoding leucine--tRNA ligase, with translation MSSYNPDQIETKWQEYWQKQKTFKTPEQHDKPKYYVLDMFPYPSGSGLHVGHPEGYTATDIVARYKRMKGFNVLHPIGWDAFGLPAEQYAVKTGTHPRDTTEKNINRFREQLQALGFSYDWDREVNTTDPEYYKWTQWIFLKLYEKGLAYEDNVPVNWCPELGTVLANEEVIDGKSEVGGFPVVRKPMRQWVLKITEYADRLLEGLDDLDWPHSTKEMQRNWIGKSIGADIDFKVAEAESKNLGNDEKYIRVFTTRPDTLFGATYMVLAPEHHLVEKITEKERLDEVKEYKEQAARKSELERTELSKEKTGVFTGAYAINPATGEEIPIWVADYVMATYGSGAIMAVPGHDERDWEFAKKFGLDIVEVVKGGNIEEEAYTDTEEGIVVNSTNDEISLNELPVDEAKEKITEWLENNDYGKKAVNYKLRDWLFSRQRYWGEPFPIIHVDGEPKALTEEQLPVTLPDLDDYQPTETGEPPLAKAEDWVNTTDPETGKPAKRETNTMPQWAGSCWYYLRYCSPDFDGGPIDPDEEDYWMPVDLYVGGAEHSVLHLLYARFWHKVLYDCGVLKTKEPFQKLVHQGMILGEMEYTGYKKDGEWISSDEIDAVGEVEKVKLPESKIGKEGDNYVVKGTNIKIDAKAHKMSKSRGNVVNPDDIIEEYGADSMRLYEMFMGPLEQVKPWSTKDVDGVYRFLGRVWRLMIDEETGEVLDSVIQKGDPSREQLKTLHECIEKVGKDIEDLSFNTAISAMMIFVNEANKWDERPQQILESFLKLLSPFAPHIAEELWRMLGHEDTIAYEPWPEFKKEYLVSDTQLYPIQVNGKVRADIEVPREKAKDKEFVLNAAKEEENIKKYLSEGKIVKEIFVPGRIVNIVVK, from the coding sequence ATGAGTTCGTACAATCCCGATCAGATTGAAACCAAGTGGCAAGAGTACTGGCAGAAACAGAAAACGTTTAAGACGCCGGAGCAGCACGACAAGCCAAAATACTATGTGCTGGATATGTTTCCCTATCCAAGCGGTTCCGGTCTGCATGTGGGCCACCCTGAGGGCTATACTGCTACGGATATCGTTGCCCGATACAAGCGCATGAAAGGGTTCAATGTACTTCATCCGATAGGGTGGGATGCTTTCGGTTTACCGGCTGAACAATATGCGGTAAAGACGGGAACACATCCCAGAGATACCACCGAAAAGAATATCAACCGCTTTAGGGAACAGTTGCAGGCATTGGGTTTCAGCTATGACTGGGACAGGGAAGTTAACACTACAGATCCGGAGTACTATAAATGGACGCAATGGATTTTCTTGAAACTCTACGAAAAGGGGCTGGCATACGAGGATAATGTGCCGGTAAACTGGTGTCCTGAGCTGGGTACGGTACTTGCCAATGAGGAAGTTATTGACGGCAAAAGTGAGGTTGGAGGCTTTCCTGTTGTACGTAAACCGATGAGACAATGGGTGTTAAAAATTACCGAATATGCCGATCGCCTGCTCGAAGGGCTGGATGATCTTGACTGGCCTCATTCAACCAAGGAAATGCAGCGTAACTGGATCGGAAAATCGATCGGGGCAGACATTGATTTCAAAGTAGCTGAAGCTGAGAGCAAGAATCTGGGAAATGATGAAAAGTATATCAGGGTTTTTACTACCCGCCCGGATACTCTTTTCGGTGCTACCTACATGGTTCTGGCACCGGAACATCATTTAGTAGAGAAGATCACAGAGAAAGAACGTCTGGATGAAGTAAAAGAATATAAGGAGCAGGCAGCTCGGAAATCTGAGCTGGAACGTACTGAGCTGAGTAAAGAGAAAACAGGCGTTTTTACCGGTGCCTATGCGATTAATCCCGCAACCGGTGAGGAGATACCGATATGGGTTGCCGACTATGTAATGGCTACCTACGGATCAGGAGCTATAATGGCTGTTCCCGGCCATGACGAACGCGACTGGGAATTTGCCAAAAAGTTCGGTCTTGATATCGTCGAGGTAGTGAAGGGCGGTAATATCGAAGAAGAAGCGTATACCGATACCGAAGAGGGCATCGTAGTTAATTCAACAAATGACGAGATAAGCCTGAATGAACTGCCGGTGGATGAAGCAAAGGAAAAGATTACTGAATGGCTTGAAAACAATGACTATGGCAAAAAAGCAGTGAACTATAAGCTGCGTGACTGGCTCTTCTCCCGACAGCGTTACTGGGGAGAGCCCTTTCCGATTATTCATGTTGACGGAGAGCCTAAAGCGTTAACCGAAGAGCAGTTACCGGTTACCCTGCCGGATCTTGATGATTACCAGCCTACCGAGACGGGTGAACCGCCCCTTGCTAAAGCGGAAGATTGGGTCAATACCACAGACCCCGAAACCGGAAAACCGGCCAAACGGGAAACCAATACCATGCCGCAGTGGGCCGGCTCATGCTGGTACTACCTTCGCTATTGCAGTCCTGACTTCGATGGGGGTCCCATAGATCCGGATGAGGAAGATTACTGGATGCCCGTTGACCTCTATGTGGGCGGCGCCGAGCACTCGGTTCTTCACCTGCTCTATGCCCGTTTTTGGCACAAAGTTCTCTACGACTGCGGTGTCCTTAAAACCAAAGAGCCCTTTCAGAAGCTCGTTCACCAGGGCATGATTCTGGGTGAGATGGAATACACCGGTTATAAAAAAGACGGGGAGTGGATCAGTTCTGATGAGATAGACGCCGTCGGTGAGGTGGAGAAAGTAAAGCTGCCGGAATCAAAAATCGGTAAAGAGGGTGACAATTATGTAGTTAAGGGCACCAATATTAAGATCGACGCTAAAGCCCACAAGATGTCAAAATCGAGGGGCAACGTCGTGAACCCTGATGATATTATCGAAGAATACGGGGCAGATTCCATGCGTCTGTATGAAATGTTTATGGGTCCGCTGGAACAGGTAAAACCCTGGAGCACCAAGGATGTCGACGGGGTATACCGTTTCCTGGGACGTGTATGGCGATTGATGATTGATGAGGAAACAGGGGAAGTACTGGATTCAGTCATTCAAAAAGGAGATCCATCCCGCGAGCAACTTAAAACCTTGCATGAGTGTATCGAAAAAGTAGGCAAGGATATCGAAGACCTATCTTTTAACACTGCCATATCGGCCATGATGATCTTCGTCAATGAGGCCAATAAGTGGGATGAACGTCCACAGCAAATATTGGAATCTTTTTTAAAACTGTTATCGCCATTTGCCCCGCATATTGCGGAGGAACTTTGGCGAATGCTGGGGCATGAAGATACAATTGCCTATGAACCATGGCCGGAATTCAAGAAAGAGTACCTGGTTTCCGATACCCAACTGTATCCCATTCAGGTGAACGGTAAAGTACGCGCGGATATAGAGGTTCCACGTGAGAAAGCGAAGGACAAAGAGTTTGTTCTGAATGCCGCAAAAGAGGAAGAAAATATTAAAAAGTACCTGTCAGAAGGGAAGATTGTAAAAGAGATCTTTGTTCCCGGCCGTATCGTGAATATCGTTGTGAAATAA
- a CDS encoding GH3 family domain-containing protein: MKAKTLQQINLFRLLDIAGATEFGTKYRFDTIKEYSVFTDQVPIHFYSDLLPYIQKMKEGYEDVLWPGKVDKFAVSAGTTGEGKHLPLSRDRLGSDGAYMKEVALSYFRQRPNLFRILGKHLSLPGSIEQQGSIQIGEVSGFSALNSPAWLRPFQLADPESLTKMSFQQKFDLLLKKALNANIKVITAVPSWILTLFQQALSETGAHDIEEIWPNLNLLVCGGVKLSNYRPHFEKLMGNLNPDFIETYGASEGYVAYSDNLDRDDLKLVTDNGIFFEFIKDPLPDKDALSIQDAVPIWQVEKKVPYAVIVSTNAGLWRYALRDVIEFTSLEPPRIVVKGRINEMLDDYGEGLYIYEAEEALSEALSEMNLKKSVFTIAPLLPDETEIPYHHWLVQFSNPIHTDTLKRLAQKIDEKLKRMNRHYAIRRESGTLALPKIDSISQQDINRWLDACDKIKAQGKLPRILRENVDLLI; this comes from the coding sequence TTGAAAGCAAAAACACTCCAGCAAATCAACCTGTTTCGTCTCCTGGATATAGCAGGCGCAACGGAATTCGGTACAAAATATAGATTTGATACCATCAAGGAGTATTCGGTTTTTACCGATCAAGTACCCATACACTTTTACAGTGACCTACTACCCTATATCCAAAAAATGAAGGAGGGTTATGAAGATGTGTTATGGCCCGGTAAAGTTGATAAATTTGCTGTATCTGCCGGTACGACCGGTGAGGGAAAGCATCTGCCTCTTAGCCGGGACCGGCTTGGCTCAGATGGGGCTTACATGAAAGAGGTCGCCCTCTCCTATTTTAGGCAACGTCCCAACCTCTTTCGTATTCTTGGTAAACACCTCAGTTTGCCCGGTTCCATTGAACAGCAAGGATCCATACAGATTGGGGAAGTAAGCGGGTTCTCAGCCCTGAATTCCCCGGCCTGGTTACGGCCCTTTCAACTGGCCGACCCGGAATCCCTGACCAAAATGAGCTTTCAGCAAAAATTTGACCTGCTCCTTAAAAAAGCGCTTAATGCAAACATCAAGGTGATTACCGCCGTACCCAGCTGGATATTGACCCTTTTTCAGCAGGCACTCAGTGAAACCGGTGCACATGATATTGAAGAGATATGGCCGAATCTCAACCTTTTGGTATGCGGTGGAGTTAAGCTTTCAAATTACCGGCCTCACTTTGAAAAATTGATGGGCAACCTGAATCCGGATTTCATTGAAACATACGGCGCCTCCGAGGGATACGTTGCATACAGTGATAATCTTGATAGAGATGACCTGAAGCTCGTTACGGATAACGGCATCTTTTTCGAATTTATAAAAGATCCGCTTCCAGACAAAGATGCTCTGTCCATTCAGGATGCGGTACCGATCTGGCAAGTAGAAAAAAAAGTGCCCTATGCAGTAATTGTCTCTACTAATGCCGGACTTTGGCGTTATGCCTTACGGGATGTCATTGAGTTTACCTCCTTAGAACCACCAAGAATTGTGGTGAAGGGTAGAATTAACGAGATGCTCGATGACTATGGGGAAGGGCTTTATATCTATGAGGCGGAAGAGGCTTTGTCGGAAGCATTGAGCGAGATGAATCTGAAAAAAAGTGTCTTTACCATTGCACCCCTATTGCCAGATGAAACAGAGATCCCCTATCATCACTGGCTGGTTCAGTTCAGTAACCCAATACATACCGACACCCTTAAACGCCTGGCACAAAAGATTGATGAAAAATTGAAGAGAATGAATCGTCACTACGCAATCAGGCGTGAAAGCGGGACCCTGGCACTTCCAAAAATTGACAGCATTTCGCAACAGGATATTAACCGCTGGCTGGATGCATGTGATAAAATCAAGGCGCAGGGAAAACTCCCCAGGATACTTCGTGAGAATGTAGATCTGCTGATTTAG
- a CDS encoding asparagine synthetase B has protein sequence MFRHLLATLLLITSLSAAAFAQQQIFIPMDATQSNHLKAYGVIFNNLQQGNSAEWLLNYRGGSFMTNFSKELLQTCRLKNVKAEVISGARAAQIIAEVEKPDVNTAVVKLDKAPKIAVYTPKQALPWDDAVTLALTYAEVEYDQVWDPEVLNGKLSEYDWLHLHHEDFTGQYGKFWVSSRNRPWYIQQVNQMEAMARELGFNKVSNEKKAVARQIKEYVGNGGFLFAMCSGTDTFDIALAAEGVDIAPPQFDGDPMDPDAQQRLDYSKTLAFTDFSVSKDPAEYEHADIDVPVQINEVDQSLDFFTLFEFSAKWDPVPTMLTQNHVSSVRGFYGQTTAFQKDKIKESVIELGESPGRNMVKYIHGNYGRGTFTFYAGHDPEDYTHRVNDPPTDLSLHTNSPGYRLILNNILFPAAKKKKRKT, from the coding sequence ATGTTCCGACATCTCCTCGCTACCTTATTATTAATAACGAGCCTGTCAGCTGCTGCTTTCGCTCAACAGCAAATCTTCATACCCATGGATGCCACCCAGTCCAACCACCTAAAGGCTTACGGTGTCATCTTCAACAATCTTCAACAGGGAAATTCTGCTGAGTGGCTCCTGAACTATAGGGGCGGCAGCTTTATGACGAACTTCTCAAAAGAGCTGCTTCAAACCTGTCGCTTGAAAAATGTAAAAGCAGAAGTGATCAGCGGTGCTCGGGCAGCTCAAATTATTGCCGAGGTTGAAAAACCGGATGTAAACACAGCTGTCGTAAAACTTGATAAGGCTCCAAAAATTGCTGTTTACACACCAAAACAGGCACTTCCCTGGGATGATGCTGTTACTCTTGCCCTGACCTATGCCGAAGTGGAATACGATCAAGTGTGGGACCCGGAGGTATTGAATGGCAAGCTCTCGGAATATGACTGGCTGCACTTGCATCACGAAGATTTTACAGGTCAATATGGAAAATTTTGGGTCAGTTCCAGAAACCGCCCCTGGTACATTCAGCAGGTCAATCAGATGGAGGCTATGGCTCGCGAATTGGGCTTCAATAAGGTAAGCAATGAGAAGAAAGCGGTGGCGCGACAAATCAAAGAGTACGTGGGTAACGGAGGATTCTTATTTGCCATGTGCTCGGGAACCGATACCTTCGATATTGCACTTGCCGCGGAAGGAGTTGATATCGCTCCCCCACAGTTTGATGGAGATCCGATGGATCCGGATGCCCAGCAGCGGCTGGATTATTCGAAGACCCTTGCATTTACAGATTTTTCCGTCAGTAAAGACCCCGCTGAATACGAACATGCGGATATCGACGTACCGGTTCAGATTAACGAAGTGGATCAGAGTCTGGACTTTTTCACGCTTTTCGAGTTCTCCGCAAAATGGGATCCCGTTCCAACCATGCTCACGCAGAATCATGTGAGCAGCGTCAGGGGCTTTTACGGACAGACTACTGCTTTTCAGAAGGATAAGATCAAAGAATCGGTCATCGAACTGGGTGAAAGTCCGGGCAGAAATATGGTGAAGTATATACACGGAAATTACGGGCGCGGAACTTTCACCTTTTATGCCGGACACGACCCGGAGGATTATACTCATCGCGTTAACGATCCGCCGACAGATCTAAGCCTGCACACCAATAGTCCGGGTTATCGCCTTATTTTGAACAACATCCTCTTCCCTGCCGCTAAGAAGAAAAAAAGAAAGACCTAA
- a CDS encoding citrate/2-methylcitrate synthase, with protein MAESLTKEKEKEVDLSEFPHINQGLAGIVAFSTTKSFIDGQKGELIYAGYDIDTLAENATFEEVCFLLWNDRLPDQQELDSLNKQLRSERGLPEPVLNYIKSTSESAEPMAVLRTSVSMLADFHDKETGDSDKFRQNKAISITAKIPTIIAAFDRSRNGLNIVEPLDTGSTAFNFLYMLNDEEPGEQAEKTMDLCLILHAEHGMNASTFTGRAICSTESDMYSAVTGAIGALKGPLHGGANQAVMNMLMDIEKTDSDPVEYIKKRLEGKQKVMGFGHRVYKTMDPRARILRGMSKKLSEETGHEKLYEWSEAILKTMKDEKNIDPNVDFFSATVYYSMGIKPDLYTCIFAMSRVSGWTGHYIEQAENNRLVRPRAHYTGEKNLDWVPVEER; from the coding sequence ATGGCTGAAAGCTTAACAAAAGAGAAGGAGAAAGAAGTAGATTTAAGTGAGTTTCCACATATTAATCAGGGATTGGCAGGGATTGTAGCCTTTTCAACGACCAAAAGTTTTATAGACGGTCAAAAAGGCGAACTGATATATGCCGGTTACGATATAGATACATTGGCAGAAAATGCCACTTTTGAAGAGGTGTGCTTTCTGCTTTGGAATGACCGCCTGCCTGATCAACAAGAATTGGACAGCCTCAACAAGCAACTCCGATCTGAACGTGGGCTGCCGGAACCCGTACTAAATTATATAAAATCGACTTCCGAAAGCGCCGAGCCTATGGCGGTTCTGCGCACCAGCGTTTCAATGCTTGCTGATTTCCACGATAAAGAAACCGGTGACAGTGATAAGTTCCGCCAGAATAAGGCAATTTCGATTACTGCTAAAATCCCTACGATCATTGCTGCTTTCGATAGATCACGAAACGGGCTTAATATTGTTGAGCCACTCGATACAGGAAGTACGGCATTTAACTTCCTCTATATGCTCAATGACGAAGAGCCCGGTGAGCAGGCTGAAAAAACTATGGACTTGTGCCTGATCCTGCATGCTGAACACGGAATGAACGCCTCGACATTCACCGGACGTGCTATTTGCTCAACAGAGTCTGATATGTATTCTGCTGTAACTGGAGCTATTGGAGCACTGAAAGGACCTCTACACGGCGGTGCCAACCAGGCTGTTATGAATATGCTGATGGATATCGAGAAGACCGATTCCGATCCTGTTGAGTATATCAAAAAGCGTTTGGAAGGCAAGCAAAAAGTAATGGGCTTCGGACACCGGGTGTACAAAACTATGGATCCCAGAGCCCGAATTCTTCGCGGCATGTCTAAAAAACTTTCCGAAGAAACCGGTCATGAAAAACTCTATGAATGGTCTGAAGCTATCCTGAAGACCATGAAGGATGAAAAAAATATTGATCCTAACGTCGATTTCTTCTCTGCAACCGTTTATTACTCAATGGGTATCAAGCCTGACCTTTATACCTGTATCTTTGCTATGAGTAGGGTATCAGGCTGGACCGGACACTATATCGAACAAGCTGAAAATAATCGCCTTGTTCGTCCCCGTGCTCATTATACCGGAGAGAAAAATCTCGACTGGGTGCCTGTAGAAGAACGATAG
- a CDS encoding sodium:calcium antiporter — translation MITAVSLFIIGLVLVVYFSEKLVEGVVGTSLSFGISAFLISVIFIGFDPENLVLGGVASYEAASGIALGTIIGSAMVAIALAFGITAIIAPMKFKSAPAGIVIVPVASVALLVLLSLDGMLTRLDGIYLLGGFFLALWYLVRLSSKGLDIEATGEVAETIEKETVPAAWKSVGMLIISLIAIIVGSELLIRGSETIIDGIGLTETVFGMTLLALLVSFEELARELPAALKGRPDISYGNVSGSVLAFFLFNAGIIALINPVPIPTEVLYFHLPVSVLTIVFISMCMLAKRVTRWSGLILVLLYTVFFVGSFFR, via the coding sequence ATGATTACAGCCGTTTCCCTCTTTATTATTGGTTTAGTGCTGGTTGTTTATTTTTCCGAAAAGTTAGTGGAGGGTGTAGTCGGCACCTCCCTATCCTTTGGAATTTCAGCTTTTCTGATCAGTGTAATATTCATCGGTTTTGATCCGGAGAACCTGGTACTGGGCGGTGTGGCCTCTTACGAAGCAGCCTCCGGTATTGCACTGGGAACCATCATAGGCTCTGCTATGGTTGCCATAGCACTCGCTTTCGGGATAACTGCAATCATCGCACCAATGAAATTCAAATCGGCGCCGGCAGGAATTGTTATTGTTCCTGTAGCATCTGTTGCACTGTTGGTGTTGTTGAGTCTGGACGGGATGCTGACACGTCTCGACGGCATCTATCTACTGGGCGGATTTTTCCTGGCGCTGTGGTATCTTGTACGCTTGTCATCCAAAGGACTCGATATTGAAGCTACCGGAGAGGTAGCTGAAACTATAGAAAAAGAGACCGTACCCGCTGCCTGGAAATCTGTGGGCATGTTAATTATCTCCCTGATTGCAATAATAGTGGGAAGTGAATTACTCATTCGCGGATCAGAAACCATCATCGACGGCATAGGTTTGACAGAAACTGTTTTCGGTATGACCTTGCTGGCATTGCTGGTCAGCTTCGAAGAGCTTGCACGGGAACTTCCGGCTGCCTTGAAGGGTCGTCCCGATATCAGTTACGGCAATGTTTCCGGTTCCGTATTGGCATTCTTCCTATTCAATGCCGGGATCATTGCATTAATCAATCCTGTACCTATACCTACTGAAGTGCTCTATTTTCACCTGCCTGTAAGTGTTTTAACTATTGTGTTTATTTCCATGTGCATGCTGGCCAAACGGGTAACCCGCTGGTCAGGTCTGATTCTGGTTTTATTATACACGGTATTTTTTGTTGGCAGTTTCTTCCGGTAA
- the mazG gene encoding nucleoside triphosphate pyrophosphohydrolase, which yields MQASNKFEDLVEIVKILRKECPWDRKQTHQSIKDNLIEEAYEAVEAIDQEDFEELKKELGDLLLHVVFHSRMADETEDFKIDDVIFSIQEKLIRRHPHVFGDTEALDEQQVAENWEAIKLKEGKDSVLDGLPAHLPALIKAQRMQEKAANVGFDWPEWRQVWEKLEEELGEFKEVLEEENQQKSKEEFGDLLFSLVNVGRFFNLNAEDSLRMTNNKFIRRFRYIERQIQESDRSLNDVSLEEMDGFWEEAKTKA from the coding sequence ATGCAAGCATCAAATAAATTTGAAGATCTCGTTGAAATCGTCAAAATACTACGTAAAGAGTGTCCATGGGATCGCAAGCAAACCCATCAGAGCATTAAAGATAACCTGATCGAGGAGGCCTATGAAGCCGTTGAGGCTATCGACCAGGAGGATTTTGAGGAACTGAAAAAAGAACTGGGAGATCTTTTGCTGCACGTGGTATTTCATAGCAGGATGGCCGATGAGACCGAAGACTTCAAAATAGATGATGTTATTTTTTCAATACAGGAAAAGCTTATACGCCGGCATCCGCATGTATTTGGAGACACTGAGGCATTGGACGAGCAACAGGTAGCCGAAAACTGGGAAGCGATAAAACTCAAAGAAGGAAAAGATTCGGTGCTCGACGGTCTACCCGCCCATCTGCCGGCTCTCATAAAAGCTCAGCGAATGCAGGAAAAGGCTGCAAATGTCGGTTTCGACTGGCCGGAGTGGCGGCAAGTGTGGGAAAAGCTGGAAGAAGAGTTGGGAGAATTCAAAGAAGTACTGGAGGAAGAAAATCAACAAAAGAGTAAAGAAGAATTTGGTGACCTGCTATTTTCACTGGTCAATGTCGGCAGATTCTTTAATCTGAATGCCGAAGACAGCCTAAGAATGACCAACAACAAATTTATCAGACGATTTCGGTATATAGAAAGACAGATTCAGGAGTCCGACCGAAGTCTGAACGATGTGTCACTGGAAGAGATGGATGGTTTTTGGGAGGAAGCAAAAACCAAGGCCTAA
- a CDS encoding TonB-dependent receptor, which produces MSAQDNATLRVLVVSGEDGTPVAGANVLLLNEEYQEGDSLDISHAGATDKDGFHEFRNVIPKEYVLRVSFIGHENYTRRISLESGEIKIEQVTLPVNVQQLEELVVEAQGKVITGEAGLRRVSSVDLGRIPMPGSGGDLASYMQTLPGVVSTGDRGGDLYIRGGTPTQNKVLVDNMTLFKPFHISNLFSAFPQEAVQNIDIYAGGFGAEYLGATSAIVDVSLRPGNMKNFSGGGSLSPHLVSLQMEGPLTENRESFLIMGRKSTIQKYSDLIDIEEVPIDFYDIVARYSYQSSNFYCNITGMRTFDEGEINPGRDINLSWSNTALGARCRGFDETYNHPFEVTAGYSGFSNSEASPDGEERSAGIKQFFIRIDNKEELFGLPIDYGFGLNLRSVTAELAGVFTNYESFSNLSLIPHTYFSTIIDSGENFTFQPSFGSQVALGSPPTLEPRLRVTYTPAGSESSEFSLAAGRYSQELNGINDQRDAGTVFTVYRPVELEDGIQTALHGILGYKQIISSSLSTNIEGYVKRHRGIPVAKWTPEAQINIETGYANGLTYGFDVRVEYNNHPLYLYLGYGWSKVEYKAASEDLGAWIEEPIFEYSPAHDQRHKINTIASYRIGKYKASASWEMSSGRPYTQVYGFDLAVNVPSQEPLQEPGTARTLYDRPYGERLPYVHRLDFSLERSFTFASSNTLNVKLGCINTYDRDNIFYYDLNSLERVNQTPLLPYFSLKTTFK; this is translated from the coding sequence TTGTCTGCTCAGGACAACGCAACACTGAGAGTGCTGGTTGTATCGGGTGAAGACGGCACCCCGGTTGCCGGGGCAAATGTACTGTTGCTGAATGAAGAGTATCAGGAGGGTGATTCACTGGACATATCCCATGCCGGGGCTACGGATAAGGATGGATTTCATGAATTCCGGAATGTGATTCCAAAAGAGTATGTCTTGCGCGTCAGTTTTATAGGTCACGAAAATTACACCAGGCGAATATCTCTGGAAAGCGGCGAAATTAAAATAGAGCAGGTAACGCTACCGGTGAATGTGCAGCAGCTCGAAGAACTGGTAGTTGAAGCTCAGGGAAAAGTAATTACCGGTGAAGCCGGGCTTCGCAGGGTTTCAAGTGTGGATCTCGGCAGAATACCCATGCCCGGTTCCGGAGGTGATCTGGCATCCTATATGCAGACACTTCCGGGTGTGGTCAGTACCGGTGATCGCGGTGGCGATCTCTACATCAGGGGAGGTACCCCAACACAGAACAAAGTGCTGGTGGATAATATGACGCTCTTCAAACCATTTCATATATCCAACCTTTTTTCAGCTTTCCCCCAGGAGGCGGTACAGAATATTGACATCTACGCGGGAGGATTCGGAGCGGAATACCTGGGTGCAACCTCGGCAATCGTAGATGTCAGCTTACGCCCGGGCAATATGAAGAATTTTAGCGGAGGCGGTTCACTTTCCCCGCATCTTGTCTCACTTCAGATGGAAGGGCCGTTGACAGAAAACAGGGAATCATTTCTAATTATGGGTAGAAAGTCGACGATTCAAAAGTACTCCGATTTAATCGATATCGAAGAGGTACCTATTGATTTCTATGACATCGTAGCGCGATACTCCTACCAATCTTCTAATTTCTATTGCAATATTACCGGTATGCGTACCTTCGATGAGGGGGAAATCAATCCCGGCAGGGATATTAACCTAAGCTGGAGTAATACCGCACTAGGGGCACGCTGCAGAGGCTTCGACGAAACATATAACCATCCTTTTGAAGTCACGGCCGGATATTCCGGATTCAGCAATTCAGAAGCCTCCCCAGACGGGGAAGAGAGATCGGCCGGCATCAAACAGTTTTTTATACGTATTGATAACAAGGAAGAGTTGTTCGGTTTGCCGATAGATTACGGCTTTGGTCTTAACCTGCGCTCGGTGACTGCCGAACTGGCCGGTGTATTTACCAATTATGAATCGTTCAGCAATCTCAGCCTGATTCCCCATACATATTTCAGTACGATCATAGATTCGGGTGAAAACTTCACCTTCCAACCTAGCTTTGGATCACAAGTTGCCCTGGGATCACCACCTACCCTCGAGCCTCGACTTAGAGTAACCTACACTCCGGCCGGAAGCGAAAGCAGTGAGTTTAGCCTAGCAGCAGGGAGGTACTCACAAGAGCTGAATGGTATCAATGATCAAAGAGATGCCGGCACGGTCTTCACGGTTTATCGCCCCGTTGAATTAGAGGATGGTATTCAGACGGCTCTGCATGGGATCCTTGGCTATAAACAGATCATTAGCAGTTCACTTTCGACGAATATTGAGGGATATGTGAAAAGGCACAGGGGTATTCCGGTTGCCAAATGGACACCCGAAGCCCAGATAAATATCGAAACCGGGTATGCAAATGGACTGACCTACGGTTTTGATGTGCGAGTCGAGTATAATAATCACCCACTATATCTCTACCTAGGATACGGCTGGTCGAAAGTTGAGTACAAAGCGGCCTCTGAAGATCTGGGTGCGTGGATTGAAGAACCGATTTTTGAATATTCACCCGCTCATGACCAGCGACACAAAATTAACACCATAGCGTCCTATCGGATCGGAAAATACAAGGCCAGTGCCAGCTGGGAGATGAGTTCCGGACGGCCCTACACCCAGGTGTACGGTTTTGATCTGGCAGTCAATGTTCCATCACAGGAGCCCCTTCAGGAACCGGGCACAGCTCGTACACTTTATGATCGTCCCTATGGAGAGCGACTCCCTTACGTACACAGACTTGACTTTTCCTTGGAGCGCTCGTTCACGTTTGCTTCTAGTAACACTCTGAATGTCAAGTTGGGATGCATTAATACCTACGATCGCGATAATATCTTCTACTACGATCTGAATTCTTTGGAAAGGGTAAATCAAACCCCATTGCTGCCATATTTCTCTTTGAAAACAACATTTAAATAA